The Molothrus ater isolate BHLD 08-10-18 breed brown headed cowbird chromosome 1, BPBGC_Mater_1.1, whole genome shotgun sequence genome includes a window with the following:
- the LOC118701853 gene encoding probable 2-ketogluconate reductase, giving the protein MESQELPYVLVDCIGGRLGVYEDHLGFLKKHFHLITMKEYLENKTLLSKKIRAIYVWYHKPAINEELLQSLPNLKVVASAGVGIDHLDLKLLSSYGVKVSNTPFVVSTDTADMGMALMLASSRRLVEGHEMAVSPDTEYFPVDWLGVEVSGATLGILGMGKIGYKVAERAKAFEMKILYHNRNQRKKEEESAVGAVYCKKIDDLLQQSDFVLLAVTLTPQTHKLIGKRELELMKPTATLINISRGLIVDQDALVEALQNKVIKAAALDVTYPEPLPRDHPLLKLKNVIITPHIGSATEKTRWVMMEEMAESIEAGLAGLPIPREVLP; this is encoded by the exons ATGGAGAGTCAGGAACTGCCTTATGTGCTAGTTGACTGTATAGGAGGGAGGCTTGGAGTATATGAAGACCATCTTGGATTTctgaagaaacattttcatctCATCACCATGAAAGAATATCTTGAAAACAAGACACTTCTCAGCAAAAAGATCAGAGCTATCTATGTGTGGTATCACAAACCAGCTATTAAtgaagagctgctccagagcttgCCTAACTTGAAGGTAGTTGCAAGTGCAGGAGTGGGAATAGATCACTTGGATCTGAAACTCCTCTCCAGCTATGGTGTGAAGGTGTCCAATACTCCATTTGTTGTTTCCACTGACACTGCAGACATGGGGATGGCTTTGATGCTGGCATCTTCCAGGAGACTTGTGGAAG GCCATGAGATGGCAGTCTCCCCTGACACAGAGTATTTCCCCGTTGACTGGCTGGGGGTTGAGGTTTCTGGAGCAACTCTGGGAATCCTGGGAATGGGCAAAATTGGTTACAAAGTGGCTGAAAGAGCCAAAGCCTTTGAAATGAAGATTTTGTACCACAACAGAAATCAGAG aaaaaaggaagaagaaagtgctgttggagctgtttACTGTAAGAAGATAGATGATTTGCTCCAGCAGTCAGATTTTGTATTATTAGCTGTGACCCTAACTCCACAGACACACAAACTGATTGGgaagagggagctggagctgatgaAACCCACTGCTACTCTTATTAATATCAGCAGAG GTCTAATAGTGGATCAGGATGCTTTGGTGGAAGCCCTTCAAAACAAAGTTATtaaggcagctgctctggatgtGACATATCCTGAACCTTTGCCAAG gGATCACCCCTTGTTAAAGCTGAAGAATGTTATAATAACTCCTCACATCGGAAGTGCCACCGAGAAGACGCGCTGGGTTATGATGGAGGAAATGGCAGAGAGCATAGAGGCAGGCCTGGCGGGTCTTCCTATCCCTCGTGAggtgctgccctga
- the RBFA gene encoding putative ribosome-binding factor A, mitochondrial yields MWGARVAVVPLCCRALRSSAALAGSRNLLRKMLRKNKKKYWYDSPTLGSQTLYKPTKLDFLKKNDLTKARREDNMRCRVLNGLIHKAVLEMATTCEVSQEFYDLKLEICKVSLSSNFSACRVYWNPASTVEKDSYIESVLRKSAPRIRYLLKSQQIVGNVPPVIFIKDKEAAAVKEVEDLLAIADFGPPEEEESSQNDSSKLFPSTAQSSDSPIRPNLFGVDHELLNKQIMDYKKMKASRHTQNFVWTEKQQQQLSKIQKKMKKKKARNPPDDDDVMPQKHLLDRYEADYWDDNTESASDYELQDELQEEVNELDVDDDKTLTQPTGKRK; encoded by the exons ATGTGGGGCGCCCGGGTGGCCGTGGTGCCGCTGTGCTGCCGGGCCCTGCGCAGCTCCGCAGCCCTGGCCGGCTCCCGGAATTTGCTGCGGAAAATGCTCCGCAAGAATAA AAAGAAGTACTGGTATGACAGCCCTACCCTGGGATCACAAACG tTGTATAAACCAACCAAGTTggactttttaaagaaaaatgaccTTACAAAAGCAAGGAGAGAAGACAATATGCGCTGCAGAGTCTTGAATGGGCTTATTCATAAAGCTGTGTTAGAGATGGCCACTACCTGTGAAGTCAGTCAGGAGTTTTATGATCTCAAGCTGGAAATCTGCAAG GTGTCCCTGTCATCCAACTTTTCAGCGTGCCGTGTGTACTGGAACCCTGCTTCCACTGTGGAGAAGGACAGTTACATTGAAAGTGTGCTGCGAAAGAGTGCTCCACGTATACG GTATCTTCTGAAGAGTCAGCAGATTGTAGGAAATGTACCCCCAGTAATATTTATAAAAGACAAAGAAGCTGCAGCTGTAAAAGAG GTGGAGGACTTACTGGCAATTGCTGATTTTGGACCTCCAGAAGAAGAAGAATCATCTCAAAATGATTCAAG TAAACTCTTCCCTTCAACAGCTCAATCTTCAGATTCACCCATACGGCCTAATCTGTTTGGTGTTGATCATGAACTGCTGAATAAACAGATAATGGActataaaaaaatgaaagcgTCAAGACATACACAAAACTTTGTCTggacagagaagcagcagcagcagctttctaagattcaaaagaaaatgaaaaagaaaaaagcaaggaaTCCTCCTGACGATGATGACGTTATGCCCCAGAAACACTTACTGGACAGATACGAAGCTGATTACTGGGATGATAACACTGAATCAGCCTCAGACTATGAGCTGCAGGATGAATTACAGGAAGAGGTGAATGAATTGGATGTGGATGATGACAAAACTTTAACTCAGCCTACTGGTAAAAGGAAATGA